From the Spiroplasma alleghenense genome, one window contains:
- the recR gene encoding recombination mediator RecR, with protein sequence MENKIDELIAQLNKTKGFSRKNAERFIFDLIGNKAKIKDFKDIINYIDNNFAECEICFYLSENNVCPICSDNSRNKNKILVVSSIPDAHTIERSNLYNGLYHVLKGEININKNQTPDKLTLENLLQRIDKEKEVILALNSTFEGEVTANFVAQLVKNQTDKVSRIAKGMPVGGMLDYIDNLTLKSAINNREKYED encoded by the coding sequence GTGGAAAATAAAATTGATGAGTTAATCGCGCAACTAAATAAGACTAAGGGATTTAGTAGAAAAAATGCCGAAAGATTTATTTTTGATTTAATTGGCAATAAAGCCAAAATCAAGGATTTTAAAGATATAATAAATTACATAGATAATAATTTTGCTGAGTGTGAAATTTGCTTCTACCTATCTGAAAATAATGTCTGCCCGATTTGCTCGGATAATTCTAGAAATAAAAACAAAATTTTAGTTGTTTCTTCCATACCGGATGCTCACACAATTGAGAGGTCAAACTTATATAATGGTCTATACCATGTTTTAAAAGGTGAAATAAATATTAACAAAAACCAAACACCTGATAAGCTAACGCTTGAAAATTTATTACAAAGAATTGATAAAGAAAAAGAAGTGATTCTTGCTTTGAATAGCACTTTTGAAGGAGAGGTTACAGCGAACTTTGTAGCTCAACTTGTAAAAAACCAAACCGATAAAGTTTCAAGAATTGCTAAGGGAATGCCTGTGGGTGGAATGCTTGACTACATTGATAACTTAACTTTAAAGAGCGCAATTAATAATAGAGAAAAATACGAGGACTAA
- the tmk gene encoding dTMP kinase produces MIFITLEGIDGSGKTTIAKIVKEKILEKGFDVILTREPGGEEISEAIRNLILDKNNTEMTHWTEALLYIASRKQHIDKKIIPALKSGKIVICDRFMDSTTVYQGYARGIGMAEIDQVQNVVIGSAKPDLTIFFDITPKEAQIRLTSRTRSPDRLDLEDSNFHQTVYEGYQLLISDNTERIKVVDARKSVNEVVQQVEFLINEVIVERLNSKK; encoded by the coding sequence ATGATTTTTATTACACTTGAGGGAATAGATGGTTCGGGTAAAACCACCATCGCAAAAATTGTTAAAGAAAAAATTTTAGAAAAAGGTTTTGATGTTATTTTAACCAGAGAACCTGGAGGAGAAGAAATTTCAGAGGCCATCAGAAATTTAATTTTAGATAAAAATAATACAGAAATGACGCACTGAACAGAGGCCTTGCTTTACATAGCTTCAAGAAAGCAGCACATTGATAAAAAAATAATCCCTGCTTTAAAAAGCGGAAAAATAGTTATTTGCGATCGCTTCATGGACTCTACAACCGTTTATCAAGGTTATGCAAGGGGAATTGGGATGGCAGAGATTGATCAAGTTCAAAATGTTGTTATTGGAAGTGCAAAACCTGATTTAACAATCTTTTTTGACATAACACCAAAAGAAGCGCAAATTAGATTAACATCAAGAACTCGCTCACCTGATCGTTTAGATTTAGAAGACTCAAACTTTCACCAAACCGTTTATGAAGGTTATCAACTACTAATAAGTGATAATACCGAAAGAATAAAAGTTGTTGATGCTCGCAAATCTGTTAATGAAGTGGTTCAACAAGTTGAGTTCTTAATTAATGAAGTTATTGTAGAAAGACTTAATTCTAAAAAATAA
- a CDS encoding DNA polymerase III subunit delta', which produces MLAKNFLSDLIKKVNLQEIHHAFLVHSQDQELLDKTVEEMVRLIYCPQNSLPSDECSTCKRVVNKTIVDILEIGDSIGTISKDEIKNLIKKISLTSLENRGIKIYILTNAENMTNEAANSLLKILEEPPKNTFAILKTKKEANVISTIKSRCQRVTLESQILKLEENKLIDLVKSKDLVEIMLYGNSLAKLKKNELIEIVRDFYHNFAIREKAELGIFALDLIQDLEGRKPANICIENFLIKITEAI; this is translated from the coding sequence ATGCTTGCAAAAAATTTTTTAAGTGATTTAATAAAAAAAGTTAATCTTCAAGAAATTCATCATGCCTTCTTAGTTCATTCTCAAGATCAAGAACTTCTAGATAAAACTGTAGAGGAAATGGTACGATTAATTTATTGTCCGCAAAACTCTTTACCAAGTGATGAATGCAGCACATGTAAGAGGGTTGTTAACAAAACGATCGTTGATATTCTTGAGATTGGCGACTCGATTGGTACAATTTCAAAAGACGAAATAAAAAATCTTATTAAAAAAATATCTTTAACTTCTCTAGAAAATCGCGGCATTAAGATTTATATTTTAACAAATGCTGAAAATATGACTAATGAGGCTGCCAACTCTTTGCTAAAAATACTTGAAGAACCACCAAAAAATACTTTTGCAATTTTAAAGACCAAGAAGGAAGCGAATGTGATTTCAACAATTAAATCTCGATGTCAAAGGGTGACGCTTGAGTCGCAAATATTAAAATTAGAAGAAAATAAATTAATAGATCTTGTTAAATCAAAGGATCTTGTTGAAATAATGTTGTACGGAAACTCGCTTGCAAAACTTAAAAAAAATGAATTAATTGAAATTGTGAGAGATTTTTATCATAATTTCGCAATAAGGGAAAAAGCAGAATTAGGAATTTTCGCTTTGGATTTAATTCAGGATTTAGAGGGCAGAAAACCGGCAAATATTTGTATTGAAAACTTCTTAATAAAAATAACTGAGGCCATATAG
- a CDS encoding tRNA1(Val) (adenine(37)-N6)-methyltransferase, protein MKILNTILGYKDLEIYQDTEMFRFSLDSILLARFVKFSSKIRTVVDFGTNNAVIPLIISRYTKAKIIGVEIQKEACQLADENIILNKLENQIEIENINIKDFSKLHNHNFDLVLCNPPFFKVEEKSNLTKKSELLTPARHEIEINLEEIVASGSRVLKQGGRFAIVHRAERFSEILDYFKKYELSPKNIQFIYSKAGKKAKTVLIDGIYKGNNGIEIKPPLITHNENGDYSKDVLKLFED, encoded by the coding sequence ATGAAAATTTTAAATACAATACTTGGTTACAAAGATTTAGAAATCTATCAAGATACTGAAATGTTTAGATTTTCTCTTGATTCAATTCTGCTTGCCAGATTTGTTAAGTTTAGTTCAAAGATAAGAACAGTAGTTGATTTTGGAACAAACAACGCTGTTATTCCATTGATAATATCAAGATACACAAAAGCTAAAATAATTGGTGTGGAAATTCAAAAAGAGGCCTGCCAATTGGCTGATGAAAATATAATTCTTAATAAACTAGAAAATCAAATAGAAATTGAAAATATTAATATTAAAGATTTTTCTAAATTACATAATCATAATTTCGATTTAGTTCTTTGTAATCCTCCATTCTTCAAAGTGGAAGAAAAATCTAATTTAACCAAAAAGAGCGAACTTTTGACACCAGCCCGTCATGAGATTGAAATCAATTTAGAGGAAATAGTTGCCTCAGGATCAAGGGTTCTCAAGCAAGGGGGAAGATTTGCAATAGTTCATAGGGCTGAACGTTTCTCTGAAATCTTAGACTATTTTAAAAAATACGAATTAAGTCCAAAAAACATTCAATTCATTTATTCTAAGGCTGGCAAAAAAGCTAAAACTGTTCTTATAGACGGAATTTACAAAGGTAATAATGGGATAGAAATTAAGCCTCCATTAATCACTCATAATGAAAACGGCGATTATTCAAAAGATGTTTTAAAATTATTTGAGGACTAA
- the tilS gene encoding tRNA lysidine(34) synthetase TilS — translation MQKIDWEKKYLVAVSGGPDSIFLLSSLISDKNFKHDNFIVCHVNYNYREDSRIDQKIVEEICESNKIKLEIRILNEDYSNLGDNFENFARVKRYDFFLEISKKYKNFNTVLIAHNFNDLIETFLIQKQRKNIVDFWGLKETTFYKELIVFRPILDLKKSEIMKFLEVNKIDYAIDSTNFDEKFLRNKIRKEINEKDFGQILKQIISENEELTKNNDIAQNYLKNHSSDFHIYIKDIGKLSEKTQQIVIAKFLLKSEIGRNLAKSKKAIFKEIVKICQSKKPYVIMKKNDVVVLKDFEKVIISDLKTLSPATYSVKNNKAILEKWGPEASERIKNLDLNPDCYITNDYWQIKSKLYYKGKKLTKYYSEKKVGYFERMKNLYILDKYKTIILYIV, via the coding sequence ATGCAAAAAATTGACTGAGAAAAAAAGTACTTAGTAGCTGTTTCTGGAGGTCCAGACAGCATTTTTCTTTTGTCCTCGCTAATTTCCGACAAAAACTTTAAGCATGACAATTTTATTGTTTGTCATGTTAACTATAATTATCGCGAAGATTCTCGTATTGACCAAAAAATTGTTGAAGAAATCTGTGAGTCAAATAAAATCAAACTGGAAATTAGAATTTTGAATGAAGACTATTCTAATCTTGGTGATAATTTTGAAAATTTTGCTCGGGTTAAAAGATATGATTTTTTCTTAGAAATTAGTAAAAAATATAAAAATTTTAACACCGTTTTAATAGCTCACAATTTTAACGATTTAATCGAAACCTTTTTAATTCAAAAACAAAGAAAAAATATTGTTGATTTTTGGGGATTAAAAGAAACAACTTTTTATAAAGAACTTATTGTTTTTAGACCAATATTGGATCTTAAAAAATCTGAAATAATGAAGTTTCTAGAAGTTAATAAAATTGATTACGCAATTGATTCAACAAATTTTGATGAAAAATTTCTCAGAAATAAAATCAGAAAAGAAATAAATGAAAAAGACTTCGGACAAATTCTAAAACAAATAATAAGTGAAAATGAAGAATTGACCAAAAATAATGATATTGCACAAAACTATTTAAAAAATCATTCTAGTGATTTTCATATTTATATAAAAGATATTGGTAAGTTATCAGAAAAAACACAACAAATTGTAATTGCTAAATTCCTATTAAAATCAGAAATTGGTAGAAATTTAGCAAAATCAAAAAAAGCAATTTTTAAAGAAATAGTTAAAATCTGCCAAAGCAAAAAGCCTTATGTAATTATGAAAAAAAATGACGTAGTTGTTTTAAAAGACTTTGAAAAGGTAATAATTTCTGATTTAAAAACCTTAAGTCCGGCCACTTATTCAGTTAAAAACAATAAAGCAATTTTAGAAAAATGAGGACCTGAAGCTTCAGAAAGAATTAAAAACCTTGATTTGAACCCTGATTGCTATATAACAAACGACTATTGGCAAATTAAAAGTAAACTTTATTATAAGGGTAAAAAACTAACTAAATATTATTCTGAAAAAAAAGTTGGTTATTTTGAAAGAATGAAGAATCTTTATATTTTGGATAAATATAAGACAATTATTCTATACATTGTTTAA
- the ftsH gene encoding ATP-dependent zinc metalloprotease FtsH: MILTLWIISAVNGAPQELSANSLMNYLNSGEYVFFNVSVSYGENGVVTISGTLQNIADSKSMRFFTNMGSSTYDDFYNNQPAFAQLITHAKVVVPSGVTFLSVFISLLPIIILVVLYVVIFRSMSKGAGGGAGGVFGMGKNRARETKSDIKFSDIAGISEEKQELVELVDYLKNPKKYSEQGARAPKGVLMEGPPGTGKTLLAKAVAGEAGVAFFSISGSEFEEMFVGVGASRVREMFTEAKKAAPCIIFIDEIDAVGRKRSQSVGMSGSEQTLNQLLVEMDGFGTNSGVIVMAATNRVDVLDAALLRPGRFDRTIQISLPDIREREAILKLHARNKIVSPSIDWKRIAERTPGFSGAQLENVLNEAAILVVREGKKLIGLAEIDEAIDRVVGGPAKRSRAMTLLDKDIVSYHEAGHALIGLKLESANKVQKVTIIPRGNAGGYTIMTPKDESVFSSKEDLFASITGYLGGRAAEEFIFGKNKITTGAHDDLDKATNIARRMVTQFGMSSLGLTKFLTMSEEAYGQTKGVYSDETALKIDLEVQKILEACYKSSLEIIKGHKKTLELIAESLRILETITAEQIDYINEKNKLPVEVEEEKARQKENKRKEENGEILEFTPDE, translated from the coding sequence ATGATTCTGACTTTATGAATAATTTCAGCTGTTAATGGAGCGCCACAAGAGTTATCTGCAAACAGTTTGATGAATTACTTAAACAGTGGAGAGTACGTATTTTTTAACGTTAGTGTATCTTACGGCGAAAATGGAGTAGTTACAATATCTGGAACATTACAGAATATAGCGGACTCAAAGAGTATGCGTTTCTTTACAAACATGGGATCATCAACATACGATGATTTCTATAATAATCAGCCAGCATTTGCGCAACTTATAACACATGCGAAAGTTGTTGTCCCAAGCGGAGTTACTTTCTTGAGTGTATTTATTTCATTATTGCCAATCATAATTTTAGTTGTACTTTATGTTGTTATCTTTAGATCTATGTCAAAAGGTGCCGGCGGAGGAGCTGGTGGAGTATTTGGAATGGGTAAAAACCGTGCCAGAGAAACAAAGTCAGATATTAAATTCTCAGATATTGCTGGAATTTCAGAAGAAAAGCAAGAACTTGTAGAATTGGTTGACTACTTAAAAAATCCTAAGAAATACTCAGAGCAAGGCGCAAGAGCTCCTAAAGGGGTATTAATGGAAGGTCCTCCAGGAACTGGTAAAACTCTTCTTGCAAAAGCTGTGGCTGGAGAAGCTGGCGTTGCCTTCTTCTCAATCTCGGGTTCAGAATTTGAAGAAATGTTTGTTGGGGTTGGTGCCAGCCGTGTTAGAGAAATGTTTACTGAGGCAAAAAAAGCAGCACCATGTATAATATTTATTGATGAAATTGATGCAGTTGGAAGAAAAAGAAGTCAATCTGTTGGTATGAGTGGTTCAGAACAAACACTTAACCAACTATTGGTTGAAATGGATGGTTTTGGTACAAATTCGGGTGTTATTGTAATGGCTGCAACAAACCGTGTTGACGTTCTTGATGCTGCGCTTTTAAGACCGGGTCGTTTTGATAGAACTATCCAAATATCATTGCCAGACATTAGAGAGCGTGAAGCTATTTTAAAACTTCATGCAAGAAACAAAATTGTTTCACCTTCAATTGATTGAAAACGAATTGCTGAAAGAACTCCTGGTTTCTCTGGGGCTCAATTAGAAAACGTTTTAAATGAGGCAGCAATTCTTGTTGTTAGAGAAGGTAAAAAATTAATTGGTTTAGCAGAAATTGATGAAGCGATTGATAGAGTTGTTGGTGGTCCGGCAAAAAGATCGCGAGCAATGACACTATTGGATAAAGATATTGTTTCATATCATGAAGCAGGACATGCACTAATTGGGTTAAAACTTGAAAGTGCAAATAAAGTTCAAAAAGTGACAATAATTCCAAGGGGAAATGCTGGTGGTTACACAATCATGACTCCAAAAGATGAAAGTGTCTTTTCTTCAAAAGAAGACCTATTCGCATCAATTACAGGATATCTTGGAGGTCGTGCAGCTGAAGAATTTATTTTTGGTAAAAATAAAATTACAACAGGGGCACACGATGACTTAGATAAGGCCACAAATATAGCGCGAAGAATGGTTACACAATTTGGAATGTCTAGCTTGGGATTGACAAAGTTCTTAACAATGTCAGAGGAGGCATATGGACAAACAAAAGGTGTTTATTCAGACGAAACAGCATTAAAAATTGATTTAGAGGTACAAAAAATTCTTGAGGCATGTTATAAATCTTCACTTGAGATTATTAAAGGCCACAAGAAAACTCTAGAATTAATTGCTGAGTCACTAAGAATTCTTGAGACAATTACTGCTGAACAAATCGACTACATCAACGAAAAAAATAAACTACCAGTTGAAGTAGAAGAAGAAAAAGCTCGTCAAAAAGAAAATAAAAGAAAAGAAGAAAATGGGGAAATTTTAGAATTCACTCCAGACGAATAA
- a CDS encoding Hsp33 family molecular chaperone HslO — MDLEVRALSEKHNLKISIVDLTESIQEIITLQNTNTHASIALGKFLIANCLIGADLKSGQKIISDINGTGLAGTMIAEFQDKTVRGYIQVPDFSLDEIKENEGSPLSQTVGKIGFLQVSKDIGLKEPYSSKVQIVNGEINIDFMYLLSQSDQVNSLISSLVDINESGRVIKAVGIMIQLLPGHSEEDIEFLEGKLGSLEHLLDTLKKTTVYESLIKDIAEDSKILEVNELKYKCTCNKEKVMSSVKLIGEEELQKIVDKKEEVEVICDFCKLKYNITSEEIKKII; from the coding sequence ATGGATTTAGAAGTAAGGGCTCTCAGTGAGAAGCATAATTTAAAAATAAGCATTGTGGATTTAACAGAATCTATCCAAGAAATCATTACTTTGCAAAACACAAATACTCATGCAAGTATAGCTTTAGGTAAATTTTTGATTGCCAATTGTCTAATTGGGGCGGATTTAAAAAGTGGCCAAAAAATTATTTCAGATATAAACGGTACTGGATTAGCTGGAACTATGATTGCTGAATTTCAAGACAAAACGGTAAGGGGTTATATTCAAGTTCCGGACTTTAGTTTAGATGAAATTAAAGAAAATGAAGGAAGTCCGCTTTCTCAAACAGTTGGTAAAATTGGTTTTTTACAGGTTTCAAAAGATATTGGTTTGAAGGAACCTTATTCTTCAAAAGTTCAAATTGTTAACGGGGAAATTAATATTGATTTTATGTACTTGTTGAGTCAAAGCGATCAGGTTAACTCTCTAATTTCAAGTTTGGTTGATATTAACGAGTCTGGGCGAGTTATAAAGGCTGTTGGTATTATGATTCAACTATTACCCGGACACAGCGAAGAGGATATTGAATTTTTAGAAGGAAAACTAGGGTCTTTAGAACACCTTTTAGACACTTTGAAAAAAACAACAGTTTATGAATCATTGATTAAAGATATCGCAGAAGATTCTAAAATTTTAGAAGTTAATGAATTAAAATATAAATGTACTTGTAATAAAGAAAAAGTAATGTCATCAGTAAAGTTGATTGGTGAGGAAGAACTACAAAAAATTGTAGATAAAAAAGAAGAGGTTGAAGTAATTTGCGACTTCTGTAAATTAAAATATAATATTACGTCAGAAGAAATTAAAAAAATAATTTAA
- a CDS encoding ABC transporter ATP-binding protein yields the protein MAKKDEKNLIQDDAVVKENSSEAEFVVVEPFTVTEEGVKAVKAKNKYQKQLTNKYSKEILEGKIVSTTGVKPEVDKNVIELVNVRKSYVTGDVETPVLKGVDIKFKKGNFIVILGPSGSGKTTLLNLISGLDKTSEGDVFVLGSNLSLLKDSHLTKFRRDNVGFIFQQYNLLANLTAKENAEVGENLSRNKNKDMTIEDIFETIGMKEQMNKYPHQMSGGQQQRVSIARALAKNPDILFGDEPTGALDEEMGRKVLEILIQVNQKYKTTVIIVTHNPNIADIANTVVHVRNGLIDDIKQNAKPKKPSEIDWS from the coding sequence ATGGCTAAAAAAGATGAAAAAAACCTAATTCAAGATGATGCAGTAGTTAAAGAAAATAGTTCTGAGGCTGAATTTGTTGTCGTGGAACCGTTTACGGTTACCGAAGAAGGTGTAAAAGCTGTTAAGGCTAAAAACAAATATCAAAAGCAATTAACAAACAAATATTCAAAAGAAATTTTAGAAGGTAAAATTGTTTCAACAACAGGGGTAAAGCCTGAAGTTGATAAAAACGTAATTGAGCTTGTTAATGTTAGAAAATCTTATGTAACAGGAGATGTGGAAACACCAGTACTAAAGGGTGTTGACATTAAATTTAAAAAGGGTAATTTCATTGTAATTCTTGGTCCTTCAGGTTCGGGTAAAACAACTCTCTTGAATTTAATATCTGGACTAGATAAAACTAGTGAAGGGGACGTATTTGTTCTTGGATCAAACCTTTCTTTATTAAAGGATTCTCATTTAACAAAATTTAGAAGAGATAACGTTGGGTTTATTTTCCAACAATATAATCTACTTGCTAATTTAACAGCCAAAGAAAATGCTGAAGTTGGAGAAAACTTGAGTAGAAACAAAAATAAAGATATGACAATTGAAGATATTTTTGAAACAATTGGGATGAAAGAGCAAATGAATAAATATCCTCACCAAATGTCTGGGGGTCAACAACAAAGGGTTTCAATCGCCAGAGCTCTTGCTAAAAATCCAGACATTCTTTTTGGAGACGAACCAACTGGGGCGCTTGATGAAGAAATGGGTAGAAAAGTTTTAGAAATTTTGATTCAAGTAAATCAAAAATACAAAACTACTGTAATCATTGTTACTCACAACCCTAATATTGCTGATATTGCAAATACTGTTGTTCATGTTCGTAATGGATTAATTGACGATATTAAACAAAATGCAAAACCAAAAAAACCATCAGAAATTGATTGATCATAA
- a CDS encoding DUF1904 family protein — translation MPIFNFYGTSKEHVQNFANRIDEISEALKAPNSAFSFWNIDSDSIGQENLIKIEIKWKKRSEDMKSWIANFSQQFFSKINKDYQTIILFTEIDDNYYKTGIKS, via the coding sequence ATGCCAATATTTAATTTTTACGGAACAAGTAAAGAACATGTTCAAAATTTTGCCAATAGAATAGATGAGATTTCAGAAGCTTTAAAAGCACCAAATTCAGCTTTTTCATTTTGAAACATTGACTCTGATTCTATAGGTCAAGAAAATTTAATTAAAATAGAAATAAAATGAAAAAAACGTAGTGAGGATATGAAGTCTTGAATTGCTAATTTTTCTCAACAATTTTTTTCAAAAATTAACAAAGATTACCAAACAATAATTCTTTTTACTGAAATTGATGACAATTACTATAAAACAGGTATTAAGTCTTAA
- the dusB gene encoding tRNA dihydrouridine synthase DusB → MKIGNIEIPGNLVLGPMAGTTNAAFRIICKENGADLVYAEMVSSEGLVHGNKKSFEMIKVENIEHPITLQIFGFDLDSFIKAAKLVNEESNCDIIDINMGCPAPKVAVKSQAGANLLKYPDKIYEIVKAVVEVVDKPVSVKLRIGWDDNSKNVVEIAKLCEKAGASALTIHGRTRSQFFTGKADWSYIKKVKESVSIPVIGNGDVVDGPSALKMLNETGCDAVMIARAAQGNPWIFKQIKDFLETGKQSEAPTFDEWKKVVMRHTELIVEMKGESLGVREMRKQILWYLAVLPKNDKIIEMKKKCISVETVQEILDLFESY, encoded by the coding sequence ATGAAAATAGGTAATATTGAAATTCCTGGGAATCTTGTCTTAGGGCCAATGGCGGGAACAACAAATGCCGCTTTTAGAATTATTTGCAAAGAAAATGGAGCAGATTTAGTCTATGCTGAAATGGTAAGTTCTGAGGGCCTTGTCCACGGTAATAAGAAATCGTTTGAAATGATAAAAGTTGAAAATATTGAGCACCCAATTACTTTGCAAATTTTTGGTTTTGATTTGGATTCGTTTATAAAAGCGGCTAAGCTTGTTAATGAAGAATCAAATTGCGATATCATTGATATAAATATGGGTTGTCCTGCTCCAAAAGTGGCAGTAAAAAGTCAGGCTGGCGCTAATTTGCTGAAATATCCAGACAAAATTTATGAAATAGTAAAGGCTGTTGTTGAAGTTGTTGATAAACCCGTCTCTGTTAAATTAAGAATCGGATGAGATGATAATTCTAAGAATGTTGTAGAAATTGCTAAGTTATGTGAAAAGGCTGGCGCAAGCGCACTAACAATTCACGGCCGAACAAGGTCGCAATTTTTTACAGGTAAGGCGGATTGGAGTTACATTAAGAAAGTTAAAGAATCAGTAAGTATTCCAGTCATTGGCAATGGTGATGTTGTTGATGGACCCTCTGCTTTAAAAATGCTAAACGAGACAGGTTGTGATGCTGTAATGATCGCTAGAGCCGCTCAAGGTAACCCGTGAATTTTTAAACAAATTAAGGATTTTTTAGAAACCGGAAAGCAGAGCGAAGCTCCAACATTTGATGAATGAAAAAAAGTAGTTATGCGCCATACAGAGCTAATTGTTGAAATGAAGGGTGAATCTTTAGGAGTTAGAGAAATGCGTAAACAAATCCTTTGATATCTTGCCGTTTTACCTAAAAATGATAAAATAATTGAAATGAAGAAAAAATGCATAAGCGTGGAAACGGTTCAAGAAATTTTGGATTTATTTGAGTCATATTAA
- the lysS gene encoding lysine--tRNA ligase has protein sequence MKEKFERNFTEQEQVRRDKYQNLVKENRDPFVITKFERTHTIGEIIGSFEKYSKEELQNLKQKEIKVAGRIRLFREAGKKAVFANIQDQENNIQIYGRQDELGDVDFEYFRDLDLGDIIGLTGTMMKTDHGELTLRIKKYQLLSKSLRPLPDKHAGIADIEEKYRRRYVDLIMNPETKKTFQSRTKIIRKIQEILDNKGYMEVETPILHTINGGAAAKPFITHYNALDRDFYLRIATELHLKRLIVGGFEGVYEIGRIFRNEGMDTRHNPEFTSIELYVAYEDMEFLMNLTENIFKECSMLIQGKTKIEYGGHKLDLGKSWKRWHMVDAIKDLTGVDFWKKMTFEDAKKLANQKGIKLEKHHSTVGHIINLFFEEFVEDKIIEPTFIYGHPKEISPLSKANNEDPRFTDRFELFIIGREYANAFAELNNPIDQFERFVEQLKEADAGNDEATGMDIDFIEALEYGFPPTAGIGIGIDRLVMLLTNSESIKDVLLFPQMKPRA, from the coding sequence ATGAAAGAAAAATTTGAAAGAAACTTTACTGAGCAAGAACAAGTTCGTAGAGATAAGTACCAAAATCTAGTGAAAGAAAATAGAGACCCTTTTGTTATTACAAAATTTGAAAGAACTCATACAATTGGGGAAATTATTGGCAGTTTTGAAAAGTATTCAAAAGAAGAATTACAAAATTTAAAGCAAAAAGAAATTAAGGTTGCCGGGAGAATACGTTTGTTTAGAGAAGCGGGTAAAAAAGCGGTTTTTGCCAATATTCAAGACCAAGAAAACAACATTCAAATTTACGGACGCCAAGATGAACTTGGAGATGTTGATTTTGAATATTTCAGAGACCTTGATTTAGGGGATATTATTGGACTAACTGGAACAATGATGAAAACAGATCACGGTGAATTAACATTAAGAATTAAAAAATATCAATTGTTGTCAAAAAGTTTGCGACCACTTCCAGATAAGCATGCTGGTATTGCTGATATCGAAGAAAAATATCGTCGTCGTTATGTAGATTTAATTATGAATCCTGAAACTAAAAAAACTTTTCAATCAAGAACTAAAATAATTCGCAAAATTCAAGAAATTTTGGATAACAAAGGATACATGGAAGTTGAAACTCCAATACTTCACACAATTAATGGGGGAGCTGCTGCAAAACCGTTTATAACCCACTATAACGCTCTAGACCGTGACTTTTACTTGCGTATCGCAACCGAATTGCATTTAAAAAGATTAATTGTTGGAGGTTTTGAAGGAGTTTATGAAATAGGTAGAATCTTCAGAAATGAAGGAATGGATACTAGACATAATCCCGAATTTACTTCAATTGAATTGTATGTCGCATATGAGGATATGGAATTTTTAATGAATTTAACAGAAAATATTTTTAAAGAATGTTCAATGTTGATTCAAGGTAAAACTAAAATCGAATATGGTGGACATAAATTAGATTTAGGAAAATCTTGAAAACGCTGACATATGGTTGACGCGATTAAAGACTTAACAGGGGTTGATTTTTGAAAAAAAATGACTTTTGAAGACGCTAAAAAACTTGCAAATCAAAAAGGAATTAAATTGGAGAAGCACCACTCAACTGTTGGCCATATTATTAACTTGTTTTTTGAAGAATTTGTTGAGGATAAAATTATTGAACCAACATTTATCTACGGTCATCCAAAAGAAATTTCACCACTTTCAAAAGCAAACAACGAAGACCCGAGATTTACAGATCGCTTTGAGTTGTTTATAATTGGTAGAGAATATGCAAATGCGTTTGCTGAGCTAAATAACCCAATTGACCAATTTGAAAGATTTGTTGAACAGTTAAAAGAGGCTGACGCCGGAAACGATGAAGCCACCGGAATGGATATTGATTTTATTGAGGCTTTAGAATATGGATTCCCTCCTACTGCGGGAATCGGTATTGGGATTGATCGACTTGTAATGTTGTTAACAAATTCTGAATCAATTAAAGATGTTCTACTATTCCCTCAAATGAAACCGAGAGCCTAA